The stretch of DNA ACTGCGATTACCGGATTCTGCTCGTACAGCGTCACTTCATAGCCCTGGGCTGCCAAAAGAAAGGCATCCTCACCCATTCCTGCCGTAGCATCGATGGCCTTCCTGCCCTCCTTATCTGACTTCACCGCCTTCACCAGCATCTCATGCTGAAGTCTGCCTCTGGTAACTCTGTGAAGCATCGTCTCCACAAAATCCCCCTGATAGGTCAGCCCGAAACCGGACAGCGAAACGCCCCTGGAATCAAACCGCACCGTCAGAAAATCTCCCGGCTTATCCTGGAGCTGTGCTCCGGTCTTCCTGCAAAAAGCTTCCGCCATATCTCTCTGTCCGCCCTTTCCAAGACAGACTGCGATTTTATCATTCATTTCCCGATTCTCTCTTTCATGACTCTTTTTCATAAGCTCTTTCATTCTACAATTTTACAAAAGAAATTGCAATTCATCTCAAATAAAAGCTGTCGCTTTGCAATCTATTAACCGCTAAAGCGACAGCTTTCTTCTCAGCCGTATATTTATTTTGAATTTTTCTTTCCTTTTCTGACTTTGATCCTGCGGATCATCCTTCGGATCAGAAATACCACAAGCACAATGATCACTATAAAGATCAGACAAATACCTGCGATCATTGCCGAAAACTTATTCGGCTGCTTCACCAGATCAATGATATTTCTGCTGTCCTCCACAACCTTACGTCCATGTGTCGTCTCATAATATTCCGGCACATTGGCAATTCCGTCGCCGTCTGTATCCTCAAAGGACTGCATATATCTTGCGATCGCATCCCAGGCCTTTAATTCCCTGTCACCCTCCATGATCGCCTGATCTTCCAGATTTTCAATGGGATTCCCATCCCTGTCCTTCGGTTCAAGAGACAGCAGTCCATAGGACATTTTCGTCACAGAACCAAGCATCTGGCCGGTATACAGATCTGTCACAACATGATACAGTTTGTCATCCTGGATCTCGATCCGCTCTCCGTCTGCCCTGGTGAGATAACAATCTGTCACCTTATTCAGGATCATCCGATGTGGATTGTATGCAAAATTCAACCCACTGCAATATAACCTTGCCGTTGTCATAAAATCCGATACAGAAGCGTCCACCTCCGCTGCCAGCTTCAGCTCCTTTCCGGTCAGGTATGCACTGATCAGCGGATATCCGGCAACACCGTCCTTTCCGATCCCCAGTGAAAAGGAATTAAAAACATCCTCTACTGTGATATCGCCCTTTGTGTATGTATCCCGCACGGTTCCGCTTGGAACAACGGCTACATCAACCGGATCACCATCATAATACTCGGAATTCTCCACTGCATATATGTATGCATCGGATATGATATCACCAAGATTCAACTCTTCGTGTATCGTGCCCATTTCTTCCAGACTGTTGAATTCAACATCATTTTCAGCAAGAACCTCTTCTCTTGTATAGCCAAAATCGGCAAGATAATTCTTATCCACCGTATCCATCAGGGCATCGATCTGTTCCTGTGTCGCCTGGTCCGGTTTTACCTCCTCAGAAACAGGGATCAGCTCATAGGATGTCAGCTCCCACCGTCCGTCCTGCTTCTGTGTCAGGGAAAGTGATCCCAGATTTCTTCCGTATTCACCGCAGGATACGATATATGTGTTCCCATGCTGAATTGCCTCTTTCAGCTCTGAGTGCGTATGTCCGCTGATGATCAGATCGATATCCGGCACCTCTTTTGCAAGGATCTCATCCTCCGATTTGTTCTCATCCTCCCAGGTTCCTCCATGGGACACACAGGCGATCATATCCACTTTTTCATTTTTTCTGATCTCTTCTACCGTCTGTTTTACGGCCTCAACCGGATCCTTGAACTTTAATTCACAGGTCGGTGCACATTCCAGGGCATCCTTACCGAACACACCGACTACTGCAGCCTTTACATCTCCCTTTTGAACTACCACATAATCCTTCACACCGTAGGTTTCAAATGCTGATCGGATCAATTTCTGTCCATCACTTAATCCGGACTGCTCCATGCTGTCCCAGTCCACATTGCATACCACCAATGCCGGTACTGTCTCACCGGAATCCTTCGCAGCCTCCAGCATATTTGCCAGTCCCTTTGAACGATAATCATATTCATGATTCCCCAAAGTCGTCACATCATACCCCAGACATCCCAGCATTCGAAGCTCTGCCGCCTCCGTATCGTATACGGTCTGGATCAGGGTTCCCATGGAAAAATCACCGCCATCCAGCACCAGGGTGTCCGGATCTTCCTGCTTCTTTTCATCAATCAGGGTTTTGATCCTTGCAAATCCGCCAACCTCTTTTTGTTCTCCATCTACGATGGTTGAAAAGCTGTTCAAATGCGAATGTGTATCATGGCTGAACAAAACATCGATCTGTTTTGTCTCGGCTGCTTCCACCGGAACATTCCATGTAAAGGGAAGCAGTAATGTGGCAACAAGCATGATCACCAGAAGCCTTGCTGAAATTTTCGTTCGTGTTTTCATAACCCTCTCCTTTTGTGTATAGTTTTCTTATGCCTTTTTACAAAACCATCAATAATGTTCCCATACCAATCAAAATACATCCGATCAGCGATTTTGCTGTAAATTTCTCGTGTAAAAAAACAAATGCCAGTACCAGCGTGATCACAACACTCAGCTTGTCTATCGGCACAACCTTAGATGCATCTCCTATCTGCAAAGCACGATAATAACATAACCATGAGGCACCTGTTGCCAGACCTGAAAGTATCAGAAACAGCCAGCTTTTTTTACTGATCGCAGTGATTCCACCTTGTGTATTTGTGAGAAAAACCATTCCCCATGCCATGACAAGCGCCACCATCGTTCGAATCGCTGTTGCAAGATTCGAATTAACACCGGTAATACCTACCTTTGCCAGTATGGATGTCAGCGCCGCAAATACAGCAGACAGCAAGGCAAACACAAACCACATATTATACCCCCTTCTTGGCCCGCCGCTTAGTGCTCCATACACCTAAAGCGGGGAATACTTATTCTGCATTCATCGTATCATTTTTCTTCTGATATGTCACTATTAACAATTTCATAAGGCATACTGTACCAGATTTTATCATATTTATCTATAACTCCATTTAAAACAGATTTCATTATCTCATAAATTCTTGCAGCCT from Blautia sp. SC05B48 encodes:
- a CDS encoding EamA family transporter, yielding MWFVFALLSAVFAALTSILAKVGITGVNSNLATAIRTMVALVMAWGMVFLTNTQGGITAISKKSWLFLILSGLATGASWLCYYRALQIGDASKVVPIDKLSVVITLVLAFVFLHEKFTAKSLIGCILIGMGTLLMVL
- a CDS encoding bifunctional metallophosphatase/5'-nucleotidase — encoded protein: MKTRTKISARLLVIMLVATLLLPFTWNVPVEAAETKQIDVLFSHDTHSHLNSFSTIVDGEQKEVGGFARIKTLIDEKKQEDPDTLVLDGGDFSMGTLIQTVYDTEAAELRMLGCLGYDVTTLGNHEYDYRSKGLANMLEAAKDSGETVPALVVCNVDWDSMEQSGLSDGQKLIRSAFETYGVKDYVVVQKGDVKAAVVGVFGKDALECAPTCELKFKDPVEAVKQTVEEIRKNEKVDMIACVSHGGTWEDENKSEDEILAKEVPDIDLIISGHTHSELKEAIQHGNTYIVSCGEYGRNLGSLSLTQKQDGRWELTSYELIPVSEEVKPDQATQEQIDALMDTVDKNYLADFGYTREEVLAENDVEFNSLEEMGTIHEELNLGDIISDAYIYAVENSEYYDGDPVDVAVVPSGTVRDTYTKGDITVEDVFNSFSLGIGKDGVAGYPLISAYLTGKELKLAAEVDASVSDFMTTARLYCSGLNFAYNPHRMILNKVTDCYLTRADGERIEIQDDKLYHVVTDLYTGQMLGSVTKMSYGLLSLEPKDRDGNPIENLEDQAIMEGDRELKAWDAIARYMQSFEDTDGDGIANVPEYYETTHGRKVVEDSRNIIDLVKQPNKFSAMIAGICLIFIVIIVLVVFLIRRMIRRIKVRKGKKNSK